The following coding sequences lie in one Caretta caretta isolate rCarCar2 chromosome 28, rCarCar1.hap1, whole genome shotgun sequence genomic window:
- the MPDU1 gene encoding mannose-P-dolichol utilization defect 1 protein isoform X1 produces the protein MAAAALQGLLVPHLLPERCYDELFLRFNLLHVPCLKILVSKGLGIAIVAGSLMVKLPQVFKILGAKSAMGLSFHSILLELLALTGTMVYSVANGFPFSAWGEALFLMLQTVTIGFLTQHFGGRTAQGISFLVLYFALLCLLLSPLTPQAMVTLLQATNVPAIIISRLLQAATNYRNGHTGQLSAVTVFLLFGGSLARIFTSVQETGDPLMALTYVVSSLCNGVIAGQLLYYWQVPAGVEARKKRE, from the exons ATGGCGGCGGCGGCGCTGCAGGGGCTGCTGGTCCCGCACCTGCTCCCCGAGCGCTGCTACGACGAGCTGTTCCTGCGCTTCAACCTGCTGCACG ttCCCTGCCTGAAGATCCTGGTCAGCAAAGGGCTGGGAATCGCCATCGTTGCGGGGTCGCTGATGG TGAAGCTGCCCCAGGTGTTTAAGATCCTGGGGGCGAAGAGCGCCATGGGGCTCAGTTTCCACTCAATCCTGCTGGAGCTGCTGGCCCTCACGGGCACCATGGTCTACAGCGTGGCCAACGGCTTCCCCTTCAG CGCTTGGGGCGAGGCGCTCTTCCTCATGCTCCAAACGGTCACCATCGGCTTCCTGACCCAGCACTTCGGGGGACGCACCGCGCAGG gtaTCTCCTTCCTGGTGCTGTATTTCGCTCTGCTCTGCCTGTtgctctcccccctcaccccccaggccATGGTCACCCTCCTGCAAGCCACCAATGTGCCCGCCATCATCATCAGCCGG ctactaCAAGCGGCCACCAACTACCGCAATGGGCACACGGGGCAGCTGTCGGCCGTCACCGTCTTCCTCCTCTTCGGCGGCTCGCTGGCCCGGATCTTCACCTCCGTACAG GAGACGGGCGACCCCCTGATGGCTCTGACCTACGTGGTCTCCTCCCTCTGCAACGGCGTCATCGCGGGCCAGCTGCTGTATTATTGGCAGGTGCCGGCCGGCGTGGAGGCCAGGAAGAAGCGGGAATAG
- the MPDU1 gene encoding mannose-P-dolichol utilization defect 1 protein isoform X2, with product MAAAALQGLLVPHLLPERCYDELFLRFNLLHVKLPQVFKILGAKSAMGLSFHSILLELLALTGTMVYSVANGFPFSAWGEALFLMLQTVTIGFLTQHFGGRTAQGISFLVLYFALLCLLLSPLTPQAMVTLLQATNVPAIIISRLLQAATNYRNGHTGQLSAVTVFLLFGGSLARIFTSVQETGDPLMALTYVVSSLCNGVIAGQLLYYWQVPAGVEARKKRE from the exons ATGGCGGCGGCGGCGCTGCAGGGGCTGCTGGTCCCGCACCTGCTCCCCGAGCGCTGCTACGACGAGCTGTTCCTGCGCTTCAACCTGCTGCACG TGAAGCTGCCCCAGGTGTTTAAGATCCTGGGGGCGAAGAGCGCCATGGGGCTCAGTTTCCACTCAATCCTGCTGGAGCTGCTGGCCCTCACGGGCACCATGGTCTACAGCGTGGCCAACGGCTTCCCCTTCAG CGCTTGGGGCGAGGCGCTCTTCCTCATGCTCCAAACGGTCACCATCGGCTTCCTGACCCAGCACTTCGGGGGACGCACCGCGCAGG gtaTCTCCTTCCTGGTGCTGTATTTCGCTCTGCTCTGCCTGTtgctctcccccctcaccccccaggccATGGTCACCCTCCTGCAAGCCACCAATGTGCCCGCCATCATCATCAGCCGG ctactaCAAGCGGCCACCAACTACCGCAATGGGCACACGGGGCAGCTGTCGGCCGTCACCGTCTTCCTCCTCTTCGGCGGCTCGCTGGCCCGGATCTTCACCTCCGTACAG GAGACGGGCGACCCCCTGATGGCTCTGACCTACGTGGTCTCCTCCCTCTGCAACGGCGTCATCGCGGGCCAGCTGCTGTATTATTGGCAGGTGCCGGCCGGCGTGGAGGCCAGGAAGAAGCGGGAATAG